ATCGTTTACGCCCTGATGCCGCGCGCCGCCGAATTGCCCGAGGCGACCGCTCCGGCGACGTTTCTCGCGCTTGCCGGCATGGCTCACGTGATGGCGATTCGCCGCCATGACGCGTTCCGGGCGCCGAATCTCGCCATCGGCGCGATGATTGTTATCAGCCTGGCCGGCGTCGAGTGGGCGCATGTCGCCCCGGGGGGCAGCGCCGAGCCGATGCGGGAGGGCGGCGTGTCTTTCCTGCCCGGCACGCGCTACCTCGGCAAGGTGATTCCCGCGGGTTTTCTCGATGGGATGGCCACCCCCTGGTACGTCGAACTTGGCCGCATCCGTCCGGGACCGCCGCCCTACGAAAAGCCCGGCGGGACCGTGCGCGTCATCGCGCTCGGCTCATCCTCGACCGAAGGGTGGGGGATCGACGATTATCGCCGTGTCTGGCCCGCGCTCCTGGAGGCTCATCTGCGCAAGGCTTACGCCACGCGCGCCATCGATGTCCTGAATGCGGGCGCCGCCGGATCCACCACGTTTCGCATGATGCTCAATCTCAAGCACGAGCTTGTGCGTTTTGCGCCCGACCTCGTCGTTCTTTACGCGGGCAATAACGATGCGACGATCGCGTTCGGCCCTTATACGGACCGTGACCTGTTCGAACTGGCGCAGGAGGTCGGCGTCGAGCCGCGCATGCTCGTGCAGATCGATCCGCGAATCTCGATGGAAAACACCGGGCGGCGACCGGTCGATGCCGCGACGCGACTACGCGCCCGATTGTCCCGGCTTGCGCTCTATCGCGCCATGCGCTCCGCGGTCGTCGATGTGCGCGAACTGGCGGTTT
This window of the bacterium genome carries:
- a CDS encoding SGNH/GDSL hydrolase family protein codes for the protein IVYALMPRAAELPEATAPATFLALAGMAHVMAIRRHDAFRAPNLAIGAMIVISLAGVEWAHVAPGGSAEPMREGGVSFLPGTRYLGKVIPAGFLDGMATPWYVELGRIRPGPPPYEKPGGTVRVIALGSSSTEGWGIDDYRRVWPALLEAHLRKAYATRAIDVLNAGAAGSTTFRMMLNLKHELVRFAPDLVVLYAGNNDATIAFGPYTDRDLFELAQEVGVEPRMLVQIDPRISMENTGRRPVDAATRLRARLSRLALYRAMRSAVVDVRELAVSTENRDSMQVRAVPPDEVFPILLQMLKACQKHAADFVIVAEATHNLSIEPYPTLMEAFAERHGVPFFRAADAMGACAPDAGELFQDEVHLTHAGNVCLARAVADFLVARGLPNSAAARISAASRASPVPTR